From the Jilunia laotingensis genome, the window AAATCCAGAGTGATGTCATCCGACATTTGGCTGCTTCCAAATCATGTTTGTTTGTGGGACGTTGCGCTGATTATATTTTGAGAGATCATCCCCGTTGTGCAAATATCTTTATTTCATCTTCTCGGGAAGACCGCATTGCGCGACTTTGCAGTATTCATAATATCAGCGAGGAAGAAGCTCAGGGAATGATGGATAAAGCCGATAAGAAACGTTCGGAGTATTATAATTATTATAGCTATAAAACGTGGGGAGCGGCTGCCACCTATCATCTTTGCATTGATTCTTCCGTATTGGGGGTAGATGGAACCGTGAGATTTATTGAAGGTTTTGTAGCAAAGAAATTGGAACTGTAATTTCAATCGTATGAAATCTCTTAGGCTATAGTGGTCGTAAGAGATTTCATACGATTGGGATATTAATGATTGGGAGAGAAAGCCCTTGTCCTAATTTCCGTATCCGAATGCGAGCTACCGGGTAACTTTTATCTGATCGGCATTCAGAATCTCACCGCTGTTTTCATCGGTGATCATAATGGTGACATCAAGCTTTTCCATATTATTGATGGTTGCATCGCTGAGCGCTATTTCATATTCCAACGGATAGGTCTGACTGGAATTGATGTTTGCCGGAAGCATCCCGTCTGCTCCGTTGAAAGAAGGGTATATCCCTCTTGCCACTTCTTGAAATTTGTATCCTTTAATGACACTTGTTCCAAATTTTCCTCCTTTGCCGAATTCTCCGAAGATAGGGAGATTATAGGGACTTAGATAGTTGTGTTGTGTGGCTTTTGTTTCTACATCATTCTCAGTAATTACGTAGATAACTCTGTAATGGTTCGATCGGGGATTGAGAGCAAATTTAACTTCTGACTTTACCTTTATAATATTATCAGTGATTTGTGCTTGAAGGATGCGGGGTTCTATAAAAGGAGTTTCCTGTATTGCTTGTTGAAACATATTCAGGAAAGTGGTTTTACCTTCGAAAGAATAATTATTGCCGGAGTCATCCATCGGTTGGCATTGGTATTTACGGTTGATTATGCCATTGGGGAATGTTGCGAAACGAAGCCCTTTGTCATATTCTGCAACAGTCATGGCATCGTCATTGTGTACGGCTATTGCGATCATATTGTCTGGATATAGATTCTGTAAGTTTTCAATAGATAATATGCCTAACGGGCACCATCCGCACCATGTTCCGGTACCTTCTTCCAATACGATTTTATGTTGAGGCATGAATGTGAAGGCTGCGATTGAATCTGCCAAACCTATTTTATCCATATCCTTTACGCTCGCCCATATCTTGTAGGATACGTATTCTCCTTTGGTGCCGATAGCCATTTTGTCTTTGAATTCGAATGTGTGGCTTTCACCCGGCTGAATGGATAGATTCCGGTAGTGTTCCGTATGTACGATGGAATCGGCTGTAACATAGTGAACCGTATATTCGGTAATTTCTTCTGTTTTTGCAGTCAGTAGACCTTTTATGGTTATGGCATCTTCTGTCGTTTGTTTATCAACAGTGGATAGAAGTTCAAACCCCATTTTCTTTTTTACGCAAATATCGTCAATGCAGAGTACGTATTTATCGTTACTTTGATTCACGAAGGCGATCCGGATATCTTTTCCTGCGTATTTTTCCAGTGAGATTTCGTGTTCTGCCCATTCGCCATCGATAACTTCGGAATTTCCGGCTGTCTCCTCTTCGATTTCCCATTCCGGAGTAGTTGGAAAGTCCGATTCGGGGTTCCCTCCTTTTGTAGATATAAAAACTTTGAGTCCGTCTCTTTTATCGAGGCTTAAAGATTCGGACTTCCATGATAGGACGTATCTTTCTCCTTCTGCCGGTATGGTTATTGGGATGGTTACAAGCCATGCATTCGCTTGGCCGGCAGGTGAGAATTTAGAGGTTGATCCGGCAAAATAGTTCTTGGAGGTATAGCTATCGCGTAGTTTAAACAACCACGACTTATCTATACTAAAGCCAACCTCCTGCATGTCGGAGGAAGGAGTTAAACCGTCTAATTTATATGGAGTTACCAGGCTTGTGACCTCGTCCATATCTTGAAAGTCACAAAGAAATATGATTTCATCGCCTTCTTTGTAGGGCTCGTTCGGATCTGTTATTTCTTCTGGTGGAGAGGGCAGGGGCTCGTTTTCATTATTACATGATGAGATAACGAGAGCAGTCACTGACAAAGTGAATGTTGCAAGTACGAAAAGATTCTTTAATTTCATATTCTTCAATATAAAGTGATTAATATTATTCAAGGCTAACTATTTACTTCTATTAGAGGTTTAACTTAAAGGTTTTTTGTCTGTTTCTTGAGCTTATGTATAAGACATAACTTCCTTTGGGGAATTTTTCCAGGGAAATACGTTGCTTATTCCCGGAATCACTTAGCAGGCATTGACCATCCATGGAGTAAAGCTTTATTTTGTCATATCCGGTGGGGATACAAACAAAACTTCCTTCACGGATGATTTGTAATTCTTCGGTAATTTGTTGATGCAGATCGGTTGGGAATAGTGATCTTAAACTGAATGTCTCTGCATTGTATACGTGGCAGTTGTTTCTGTTTTCCGGATCATAATTACCGATGAAAGCTATGACATTCATATTGTCTGTATTCCATGTTTCAGGAATATCTACGCTGTAATCAGCTGAAAATCCTTCTGCGATGCTTATCGGGTCGCCCCATGTGCCGGTAATGCCTTTTCGGGCAATGTGACGGTGATAAAAGCTTTTGTTGGAACCAACCTGTGATGTGGAAAAAACGCTGTCTTCTGTAAGAAATAGGAATAAACGTTCGTTACCTTTGGGGGGAAGAGGTAATAATTCTGTCCCGTAGACGTGTATATTGATCGTGCGTTCGTATGTATTATTCTTCTCTACGTTTAAATGAACGGATGCAAAAGCCGGAGCTTTTAAAGCATTGGCATAAATAGTGGGGAATACTTTTTCTTTGATTTCTATTACGGGTGTTTCAACATCGTAATATTCGGGATAATTCTCCCACATATTATTTCTATCAAGCATCATTGCCGGTGCGTGATGCCGGTCTGGACGATAAAACCATTCATATTCAACGCTTGTAGGAATGGTGAATTTATCATCATAAAAGCCGGAATGGTGGCCTAATTCTATTACGCGCTGGTCTCCTTCGAGTTCTTTCGATAAATAATAGTGGGCAGAAGGACAGCTTGAACAGCGCTCGGTAGAAAATACTTCCAGCAGAACCTTCCTTTCTGTGAATTCATTTCTACACAATAGGGTGACGGTACGACTTGAATTGTCTGTCATGTCTTGGTCGGGGTATCCATTGATATTTACTACGGATAAGGTCAGGTCAGGATTTCCCTCTTCTGCTAGTTTTAATCCGCTTATATGGAAAGG encodes:
- a CDS encoding AAA family ATPase, with product MNGNYVVNIGRQLGSGGKEIGEKLAARLGIDFYDKELIKLASEESGLCKEFFEKADEKASQGIIGGLFGMRFPFISDGAMPCTNCLSNDALFKIQSDVIRHLAASKSCLFVGRCADYILRDHPRCANIFISSSREDRIARLCSIHNISEEEAQGMMDKADKKRSEYYNYYSYKTWGAAATYHLCIDSSVLGVDGTVRFIEGFVAKKLEL
- a CDS encoding choice-of-anchor J domain-containing protein, producing the protein MKLKNLFVLATFTLSVTALVISSCNNENEPLPSPPEEITDPNEPYKEGDEIIFLCDFQDMDEVTSLVTPYKLDGLTPSSDMQEVGFSIDKSWLFKLRDSYTSKNYFAGSTSKFSPAGQANAWLVTIPITIPAEGERYVLSWKSESLSLDKRDGLKVFISTKGGNPESDFPTTPEWEIEEETAGNSEVIDGEWAEHEISLEKYAGKDIRIAFVNQSNDKYVLCIDDICVKKKMGFELLSTVDKQTTEDAITIKGLLTAKTEEITEYTVHYVTADSIVHTEHYRNLSIQPGESHTFEFKDKMAIGTKGEYVSYKIWASVKDMDKIGLADSIAAFTFMPQHKIVLEEGTGTWCGWCPLGILSIENLQNLYPDNMIAIAVHNDDAMTVAEYDKGLRFATFPNGIINRKYQCQPMDDSGNNYSFEGKTTFLNMFQQAIQETPFIEPRILQAQITDNIIKVKSEVKFALNPRSNHYRVIYVITENDVETKATQHNYLSPYNLPIFGEFGKGGKFGTSVIKGYKFQEVARGIYPSFNGADGMLPANINSSQTYPLEYEIALSDATINNMEKLDVTIMITDENSGEILNADQIKVTR
- a CDS encoding Omp28-related outer membrane protein is translated as MHPVLSRWEIPDALFAHPMFTMKFTMKFTIEAFILFATLCCHNPIAAQTSTSDIERVDSLILGNCNIPIVVYENIYNNSLSGGAALYYPKSTMQMYKDCQIKELYIGIANYKSIESLQIFITHRLEEPYDYIQSSTITKNNWNRITLDQPFIPDGKPIYIGYMIKGASTLCYTEAKEDNEEWINQRDNTWEKYVNRYSAALYAIVEGGSKLPKHNIRLKKVKMPYYSLTNTPISFEGKISNLGTETIHSLEYIYQVGTEQYKEELQGLNIKSHTEAPFHISGLKLAEEGNPDLTLSVVNINGYPDQDMTDNSSRTVTLLCRNEFTERKVLLEVFSTERCSSCPSAHYYLSKELEGDQRVIELGHHSGFYDDKFTIPTSVEYEWFYRPDRHHAPAMMLDRNNMWENYPEYYDVETPVIEIKEKVFPTIYANALKAPAFASVHLNVEKNNTYERTINIHVYGTELLPLPPKGNERLFLFLTEDSVFSTSQVGSNKSFYHRHIARKGITGTWGDPISIAEGFSADYSVDIPETWNTDNMNVIAFIGNYDPENRNNCHVYNAETFSLRSLFPTDLHQQITEELQIIREGSFVCIPTGYDKIKLYSMDGQCLLSDSGNKQRISLEKFPKGSYVLYISSRNRQKTFKLNL